From the genome of Bifidobacterium asteroides, one region includes:
- a CDS encoding DUF2188 domain-containing protein, with protein sequence MADYHVQYDEDRDLWTVKRAGASRVSRTFATKAEASKQAKVFADRSGGGEVNIHNKGGNKIRDKRTIGKKDPRDIKG encoded by the coding sequence ATGGCTGATTATCACGTGCAATACGACGAGGATCGCGATCTCTGGACAGTCAAGCGGGCCGGGGCCTCACGCGTTTCCCGCACCTTCGCTACCAAGGCGGAGGCCAGCAAGCAGGCCAAGGTCTTTGCAGACCGGTCAGGCGGCGGTGAGGTCAACATCCATAACAAGGGCGGCAATAAAATCCGCGACAAGCGCACCATAGGCAAGAAGGATCCTCGAGACATCAAGGGCTGA
- a CDS encoding alpha/beta hydrolase, whose protein sequence is MDQAQKDDGGLVGRPSTVVPGRFGQELKVEQVRWSRKQGTGNPSRPIFVLMHGWGSNEEDMADLMRYVAPYNDYASLRAPMMVPGSERGMFGPGYTWFHDMRPEQEDLDRDGYAAARAVDAWVSANIPEDRPVVAMGFSQGAMLAVHLLRVNPERYRASICLSGFLAPGLVPGTAPADERLAGLNKPVFLGFGSDDTTVPKYEFRALAAWLDEHVWLHTTEYDHLEHAVDMREMNDLRQWLGEIDVTSGLM, encoded by the coding sequence ATGGATCAAGCACAAAAGGATGACGGGGGATTGGTGGGTCGGCCCTCCACGGTGGTGCCCGGACGTTTTGGGCAGGAGCTCAAGGTCGAGCAGGTCCGTTGGTCCCGCAAGCAGGGCACAGGCAACCCCTCGCGGCCCATTTTTGTACTCATGCACGGCTGGGGCTCCAACGAGGAGGACATGGCTGATCTGATGCGTTATGTGGCCCCCTACAACGACTATGCATCCCTGCGGGCGCCCATGATGGTGCCAGGCAGCGAGCGCGGCATGTTCGGCCCGGGCTATACCTGGTTTCACGACATGCGCCCCGAGCAGGAAGACCTGGATCGGGATGGCTATGCAGCGGCCCGGGCCGTGGATGCCTGGGTTTCAGCCAATATCCCCGAAGACCGACCTGTAGTGGCCATGGGCTTCTCCCAGGGAGCCATGCTGGCTGTTCATCTGCTTCGGGTCAATCCTGAGCGTTATCGAGCATCCATATGCCTGTCCGGGTTCCTGGCCCCAGGCCTGGTGCCCGGCACTGCTCCGGCCGATGAGCGCCTGGCTGGCTTGAATAAGCCGGTCTTCCTGGGATTCGGTTCGGATGACACCACGGTGCCCAAGTACGAATTCCGGGCTCTGGCCGCCTGGCTGGACGAGCACGTATGGCTGCACACCACCGAGTACGACCACCTGGAACATGCTGTCGACATGCGCGAGATGAACGACCTTCGCCAGTGGCTGGGCGAGATCGACGTGACCTCGGGCCTCATGTAG
- a CDS encoding sodium:proton antiporter: METFILILCILAAVLVSSFISRFIPRISTPLVQIVLGAVMALLPIFPRMRLDPELFMVLFIAPLLYYEAHTINKMELLKGLRSSLSLAIGLAALTMIMVGVILHAAWPMFPLAAAMALGAALGPTDAVAVSSLGESADLTPDEHSILAGESLFNDATGVIGFQFAILATVTGSFSLPQALGEFFVEFVGGIGFGLITGFVVNWLFESARRLGWETTTTRILLELFLPFLIYMVGQNILHVSGILAVVSTGLLIRFDHTGVGPNTSKANIVSSSVWKVLSFSLNGAVFVLLGMLLPAAMGTSWRDRRVSNWMLVATIILVCLIVIMLRFLWTASVLIFTKDHETGSRPRITSKLLRSAAVMTFGGPKGTITLSLALTIPYMTDDGSAFPMRSELIFVAAGVIIVTLVLANFALPLLAPSQGNEVPAQQVEKFIKVLRGTVRELSSRITDENRLAIQQVIKQYNHRIAKLKSRIGQYSPKDFQDLQVQTMEWEQDYMEERLSRIEEAQDQLEERLRNEDAGIEQAPASTQPASENGTETEPSTEAETVADRDADAQLIDRRDERGDDQEELLNLRSQEQAARRILSTISGSLFHLDRGGELRWRAYTARRRLRGLLHSQFHRLKHLTQPIDKDQVFVAGRHLQAEMNHFLIEKLYSELGKGRFKTEDLLNTIINHQMIESSAEGKTEYAGMPAVRDQVEEAKREGYAIELGQIQDMVESGEISRTTARKMRRNVYVMQVDADSAL, encoded by the coding sequence GTGGAAACATTCATTCTCATTCTGTGCATACTTGCTGCCGTCCTCGTCTCTTCCTTTATTTCCAGATTCATTCCCCGGATCTCTACCCCTCTCGTCCAGATCGTCCTGGGCGCAGTAATGGCCCTGCTGCCCATTTTCCCGCGAATGCGGCTGGATCCTGAGCTGTTCATGGTCCTCTTCATCGCTCCCCTGCTCTATTACGAGGCCCACACCATCAACAAGATGGAACTGCTCAAGGGACTGCGATCATCCCTTTCCCTGGCAATCGGACTGGCTGCTCTGACCATGATCATGGTGGGCGTCATCCTGCATGCCGCCTGGCCCATGTTCCCCCTGGCCGCAGCCATGGCCCTGGGCGCCGCCCTGGGACCGACCGATGCCGTGGCCGTCTCCTCTTTGGGCGAGAGCGCCGACCTCACACCAGACGAACACTCGATCCTTGCCGGCGAATCGCTCTTCAACGACGCCACCGGCGTCATCGGCTTCCAGTTCGCCATCCTGGCTACCGTGACCGGCTCCTTCTCCCTGCCTCAGGCCCTGGGCGAGTTCTTTGTCGAGTTCGTGGGTGGCATCGGCTTCGGCCTGATCACAGGGTTTGTGGTCAACTGGCTCTTTGAGTCGGCCCGTCGCCTGGGCTGGGAAACCACCACCACCAGGATCCTGTTGGAGCTCTTCCTGCCCTTCCTGATATACATGGTCGGGCAGAACATCCTGCATGTGTCCGGAATCCTGGCTGTGGTATCTACTGGACTGCTGATCCGCTTCGACCACACCGGGGTGGGACCCAATACTTCCAAGGCCAACATCGTCTCATCCAGCGTCTGGAAGGTGCTCTCCTTCAGCCTCAACGGTGCGGTCTTCGTCCTTCTGGGCATGCTGCTGCCGGCAGCCATGGGCACCAGCTGGCGAGACCGGCGGGTCAGCAACTGGATGCTGGTAGCCACCATCATCCTGGTCTGCCTGATCGTGATAATGCTGCGCTTCCTCTGGACGGCCAGCGTTCTGATCTTCACCAAGGACCATGAAACCGGCAGCAGACCACGGATCACATCCAAGCTCCTGAGGTCGGCAGCCGTCATGACCTTCGGCGGCCCCAAGGGGACCATCACCCTCTCCCTGGCCCTGACCATCCCCTATATGACCGATGACGGGTCCGCCTTCCCCATGCGCAGCGAGCTGATATTCGTGGCCGCCGGAGTCATCATCGTCACCCTGGTGCTGGCCAACTTCGCCCTGCCGCTGCTGGCCCCCTCACAGGGCAACGAGGTGCCGGCCCAACAGGTCGAAAAATTCATCAAGGTGCTCAGGGGCACTGTCCGGGAGCTCTCCAGCAGGATCACTGATGAGAATCGGCTGGCCATCCAGCAGGTGATCAAGCAGTATAACCACCGCATCGCCAAGCTCAAGTCGCGAATCGGCCAGTATTCCCCCAAGGACTTCCAGGACCTGCAGGTGCAGACCATGGAGTGGGAGCAGGACTACATGGAGGAGCGGCTGAGCCGAATCGAGGAGGCCCAGGATCAGCTGGAGGAGCGGCTCAGGAACGAAGACGCGGGCATAGAACAGGCACCTGCATCAACGCAGCCTGCCTCCGAGAACGGGACCGAGACCGAACCCAGTACTGAGGCCGAAACCGTAGCCGACAGGGATGCCGACGCCCAGCTGATCGACCGTCGCGACGAGCGCGGCGATGACCAGGAGGAACTGCTGAATCTGCGCAGCCAGGAACAGGCCGCCCGCAGGATCCTGTCCACCATATCCGGATCCCTCTTCCACTTGGACAGGGGCGGGGAACTGCGCTGGAGGGCCTACACGGCTCGCAGACGACTCAGGGGCCTGCTGCACAGCCAGTTCCACCGCCTAAAGCACCTGACTCAGCCGATCGACAAGGACCAAGTCTTCGTGGCCGGACGCCACCTGCAGGCAGAGATGAACCACTTCCTGATCGAAAAGCTCTACTCCGAGCTGGGCAAGGGCCGCTTCAAGACCGAGGACCTGCTGAACACTATCATCAACCATCAGATGATCGAATCATCCGCGGAGGGAAAGACCGAATACGCGGGCATGCCTGCCGTCAGGGATCAGGTGGAGGAGGCCAAGCGCGAGGGATACGCCATCGAGCTGGGCCAGATCCAGGACATGGTCGAATCGGGGGAGATCTCGCGCACGACGGCCAGGAAGATGCGCCGCAACGTCTACGTCATGCAGGTCGACGCCGACTCAGCCCTTTGA
- a CDS encoding HAD-IC family P-type ATPase yields MTSTNIKNQNAAAAGADMRFDDTDWHSLETSAVLETLHTGDQGLDTQESARRLELFGPNSLAEAQAKPRWKLFLEQFAGPLIAVLMVCGIITIFLQHYVDAAAIFLVLFLNAIIGYVQESKADKAVEALTTLSTPTTRVVRQGRMEQIDADQLVPGDLVLLESGDRIPADLRLIEALHLRIDEAMLTGESEDAKKNTDPVDRDAALGDRRCMAFSGTMVTSGRGRGLVVATGSDTELGEINDLVHVSKGRTPLQRIIHRTEVGIAVAVILVAIFVFIGGAILNGDATGAFLSAVSLVVASMPEALPIVLTVAMALGVSRMAEYHAIVRSLPAVETLGSITVIGSDKTGTLTQNRMTVEQFTLGGGQPIPVEGMDLGAAAVSDDDRMRGLSALARAGALTNEAHRQPNEQGGIEYSGDAVDMAMARLADQTGAVTTEDLDAPIVMETPYEPELLHSMTIRRSPDGTLTQYVKGAPDAIMAMSRTMLDPDGQVVPLDTQAVHKSYEAMGSQGLRVIGVASRVLSSDQDPASRRRPDDLTFLGLEGMLDPPRSGVREAIAECAGAGIRVVMITGDHPVTAAAIGRRLGLEHTDQALTGSEMLEMSDEVLRARLRETSIAARVSPQDKLRIVEALQDEGHVVAVTGDGVNDAPALKAASVGIAMGRSGTDVAREASDVVLTDDNFVTITQAVRQGRVIFKAIRGSAYFLLSTAAAAMIAVGVNVIAEEPLLFLPLQMLWINFVTNGVQDIALGFEPGNGDELESPPRSSGEGLLSRVLWARLAICGLWMATCILVLFRLNINAGMDLAHARTMALTLLVLFNFFVAMSARSENRLIVQLNPLDNTFLLVASFVALGIHAGAMYLVPVASVLGMAPLSASQWLICLGIGLTVLIFSEGDKMVRAFLAKRGIDTSGRPKAHLHHVRRRIAGMIN; encoded by the coding sequence GTGACATCTACAAATATCAAGAATCAGAACGCTGCGGCAGCAGGGGCTGACATGCGTTTCGACGACACCGACTGGCACAGCTTGGAGACCTCGGCTGTGCTGGAGACCCTGCACACCGGGGACCAGGGTTTGGATACGCAGGAGAGCGCACGCCGACTGGAGCTCTTCGGGCCCAACAGCCTGGCCGAGGCCCAGGCCAAACCCCGTTGGAAGCTTTTCCTGGAGCAGTTTGCCGGCCCCCTGATTGCCGTCTTGATGGTCTGCGGCATCATCACCATTTTCCTGCAGCATTATGTGGATGCCGCGGCCATTTTCCTGGTTCTTTTTCTCAACGCCATCATCGGCTATGTGCAGGAGTCCAAGGCCGACAAGGCCGTGGAGGCCTTGACCACCCTGTCCACCCCCACTACACGGGTCGTGCGCCAGGGCCGGATGGAGCAGATTGATGCCGACCAGCTGGTCCCGGGCGACCTGGTCCTCCTGGAGAGCGGCGACCGCATCCCCGCTGACCTGCGGTTGATCGAGGCCCTCCACCTGCGCATCGACGAGGCCATGCTGACTGGCGAGAGCGAGGATGCCAAGAAGAATACGGACCCCGTGGATCGCGACGCAGCCCTGGGGGACAGGCGCTGCATGGCTTTCTCGGGCACCATGGTCACCAGCGGCCGAGGCCGAGGGCTGGTGGTGGCCACCGGTTCCGACACCGAGCTGGGCGAAATCAACGATCTGGTCCATGTGTCCAAGGGCCGCACGCCCCTGCAGCGAATCATCCACCGCACCGAGGTGGGCATCGCTGTCGCCGTCATTCTGGTGGCCATCTTCGTCTTCATCGGCGGAGCCATTCTCAATGGCGACGCTACTGGGGCCTTCCTTTCCGCAGTCTCCCTGGTGGTGGCCTCCATGCCTGAGGCCCTGCCCATCGTGCTGACCGTGGCCATGGCCTTGGGAGTTTCGAGGATGGCCGAATACCATGCCATCGTCCGCTCATTGCCGGCCGTTGAAACCCTGGGCTCCATCACCGTCATCGGCTCGGACAAGACCGGCACGCTGACCCAGAACCGCATGACCGTGGAACAGTTCACCCTGGGCGGCGGCCAGCCGATCCCCGTAGAGGGCATGGACTTAGGCGCAGCGGCCGTATCCGACGACGACCGTATGCGTGGTCTGTCCGCCCTTGCTCGGGCTGGGGCTCTGACCAACGAGGCCCACCGGCAGCCGAATGAACAAGGCGGCATCGAATACAGTGGCGACGCGGTCGATATGGCCATGGCCCGCCTGGCCGACCAGACCGGGGCTGTGACCACCGAAGACCTGGACGCTCCTATCGTCATGGAGACCCCCTACGAGCCGGAGCTGCTCCACTCCATGACCATCCGCCGCAGCCCGGACGGCACCCTGACCCAATACGTCAAGGGTGCCCCCGATGCGATCATGGCCATGAGCCGAACCATGCTGGACCCGGATGGCCAGGTCGTTCCCTTGGACACCCAGGCTGTCCACAAGTCCTACGAAGCAATGGGTTCCCAGGGGTTGCGGGTGATCGGCGTGGCCAGCAGGGTCCTCTCCTCTGACCAGGATCCCGCCTCCCGCCGTCGACCTGACGACCTGACCTTCCTGGGGCTTGAAGGCATGCTCGATCCGCCCCGATCCGGCGTGCGCGAGGCCATCGCCGAATGCGCCGGGGCCGGCATCCGCGTGGTCATGATTACCGGCGACCACCCGGTGACCGCAGCCGCCATAGGTCGTCGCCTGGGTCTGGAGCATACCGACCAGGCGTTGACCGGTAGCGAGATGCTGGAGATGAGCGACGAGGTCCTCCGGGCCCGTCTGCGTGAGACCTCCATCGCCGCCCGCGTCTCCCCCCAGGACAAGCTGCGCATTGTGGAGGCCCTGCAGGATGAGGGCCATGTGGTGGCTGTGACCGGCGACGGCGTCAATGACGCCCCAGCGCTGAAGGCTGCCTCGGTGGGCATCGCCATGGGCCGCTCCGGCACCGACGTGGCCCGGGAGGCCAGCGATGTGGTTCTGACCGACGACAACTTCGTCACCATCACCCAGGCTGTGCGTCAGGGGAGGGTCATCTTCAAGGCCATCCGCGGGTCCGCCTACTTCCTCCTGTCCACGGCCGCAGCCGCCATGATCGCCGTGGGGGTCAATGTGATTGCCGAGGAGCCCCTGCTCTTCCTGCCCCTGCAGATGCTCTGGATCAACTTCGTGACCAACGGCGTCCAGGACATAGCCCTGGGATTCGAGCCGGGCAACGGGGACGAGCTGGAGTCGCCCCCGCGTTCGTCCGGAGAGGGCTTGCTCTCGCGAGTGCTTTGGGCACGGCTTGCCATCTGCGGGCTCTGGATGGCCACTTGCATCCTGGTCCTGTTCCGCCTCAACATCAATGCAGGGATGGATCTGGCCCACGCCCGGACCATGGCCCTGACCTTATTGGTCCTCTTCAACTTCTTCGTCGCCATGTCGGCCAGGTCTGAGAACAGGCTGATCGTCCAGCTCAACCCCTTGGACAACACCTTCCTCCTGGTGGCTTCGTTCGTGGCCCTGGGCATCCACGCGGGGGCCATGTATCTGGTTCCGGTTGCAAGCGTTCTGGGCATGGCTCCACTGAGTGCAAGCCAGTGGCTCATCTGCCTGGGGATTGGACTGACGGTTCTGATCTTCAGCGAGGGGGACAAGATGGTTCGTGCCTTCCTAGCCAAGCGAGGCATCGACACGTCCGGGCGGCCCAAGGCCCATCTGCACCATGTGCGTCGCCGTATCGCAGGCATGATCAACTGA
- a CDS encoding nucleoside deaminase: MQEQWKAPMEEALRLAGLAGDRGDVPVGALVLDASDRVIGRGFNQRQALGRPLAHAEMEAIGKSDVGWDLAGCTMIVTLEPCPMCAGALMACHFSRVVFGAWDPKMGACGSVWDLPRDPHTGTKAEVLGGVCEQACARILADFFARHRQG; the protein is encoded by the coding sequence GTGCAAGAACAGTGGAAGGCGCCCATGGAGGAGGCCCTGCGGCTGGCCGGCTTGGCTGGAGACCGTGGGGACGTGCCCGTGGGCGCTCTGGTCTTGGATGCCTCGGACCGCGTCATCGGCCGGGGCTTCAACCAGCGGCAGGCCCTGGGCCGTCCCCTGGCTCATGCCGAGATGGAGGCCATCGGGAAATCCGACGTGGGCTGGGATCTGGCCGGGTGCACCATGATCGTGACCCTGGAGCCCTGCCCCATGTGTGCAGGGGCGCTGATGGCTTGTCATTTCAGCAGGGTGGTTTTCGGAGCCTGGGATCCCAAGATGGGAGCCTGCGGGTCGGTCTGGGATCTGCCCCGTGACCCGCACACCGGAACAAAGGCCGAGGTGCTGGGTGGTGTGTGCGAACAGGCGTGTGCCAGGATTCTTGCCGATTTCTTTGCACGGCACCGCCAGGGCTGA
- a CDS encoding sulfite exporter TauE/SafE family protein, producing the protein MQREQRGAGGMDRRTLAILVLVGVISGFLSGMFGIGGGSIIVPALVWTGLQQRQASATSLASMIPMSLAGVASYALSGHVDWLAALLLAVGTVIGAQVGTWLLDRLPEVILRWLYVGFLMAVIAQQLLSTPSRESSIQLSPVMALIILLVGVLIGTLSGLLGVGGGAIAVPALALLGASDLIARGTSLLAILPSSLSGTFTNLRHHLVHAGQGLLLGIVAALTTPVGTWAASGVSARVGANLFAAYLCLIVLRCIWAALQVTPVFQQYMANHNHR; encoded by the coding sequence ATGCAAAGAGAGCAGAGAGGAGCCGGAGGGATGGACCGGCGGACCCTGGCCATCCTGGTCCTGGTGGGCGTGATCAGCGGATTCCTGTCGGGGATGTTCGGCATCGGCGGCGGATCGATCATAGTGCCTGCCCTGGTATGGACCGGACTGCAGCAACGGCAGGCCTCTGCCACGTCGCTGGCCTCCATGATCCCCATGTCGCTGGCCGGGGTGGCCTCTTACGCCCTGAGCGGGCATGTGGACTGGCTGGCGGCTCTGTTGCTGGCCGTGGGCACGGTCATTGGGGCGCAGGTCGGCACCTGGCTGCTGGACCGGCTTCCTGAGGTGATCCTCAGATGGCTCTACGTGGGCTTCCTCATGGCAGTCATTGCCCAGCAGCTGCTGTCCACGCCCTCAAGGGAGAGCAGCATCCAGCTGAGCCCAGTGATGGCCTTGATCATTCTGCTGGTCGGCGTCCTGATCGGAACCCTGTCAGGGTTGCTGGGTGTCGGCGGCGGAGCCATCGCGGTGCCCGCCCTGGCTCTGCTGGGCGCCAGCGACCTGATCGCCAGGGGAACCTCCCTGCTGGCCATCCTGCCCAGTTCATTGTCGGGAACGTTCACCAACCTGCGGCACCACCTGGTCCACGCCGGTCAGGGGCTGCTTCTGGGAATCGTGGCCGCTCTGACCACACCTGTGGGCACCTGGGCGGCCTCGGGGGTCAGCGCGCGAGTGGGCGCCAATCTGTTCGCCGCCTACCTCTGCCTGATCGTCCTGCGTTGCATCTGGGCGGCCCTCCAGGTTACCCCGGTCTTCCAGCAGTACATGGCCAATCACAACCACCGCTAA
- a CDS encoding ketopantoate reductase family protein, producing the protein MRYTVIGAGAMGYRLGVLLQEQAGLQVDFVDTWMPNIDKAHDQGGVYVSRDHENRHLVSVNIYTPEDYKGDPDVWIVMLKQMQLEAVLERCAPLFRDHQVVVSAMNGWGHFDKLLKYFPQERIYGGTAMIGTVLNGPGDVDFIGKSGAGSLHLCAMTEQTTDLERRMAEDFKAANLNPILTENFEGTCLAKIIFNSVVNTICTMYQITMGQFVSYPGAKDMSRQLIDEAYDACERAGKQLIQTRQETLDEVDYVSRVSNPLHYPSMYQDMSKGRPTEVDYINGYLARLGREHDYVCRTQEFLTHGVHLAELAFRVHHEEQVGQS; encoded by the coding sequence ATGCGATATACGGTCATCGGTGCCGGAGCCATGGGCTATCGTCTGGGTGTGCTGCTGCAGGAGCAGGCCGGCCTGCAGGTGGATTTCGTGGATACCTGGATGCCCAATATTGACAAGGCTCACGACCAAGGAGGCGTCTATGTCTCCCGCGATCATGAGAATCGGCATTTGGTGTCCGTTAATATTTACACCCCTGAGGACTACAAGGGCGACCCCGACGTCTGGATCGTCATGCTCAAGCAGATGCAGCTGGAGGCCGTCCTGGAGCGTTGCGCACCGCTCTTCCGCGACCATCAGGTGGTCGTCTCGGCCATGAACGGCTGGGGTCACTTCGACAAGCTGCTCAAGTACTTCCCCCAGGAGCGGATCTATGGTGGCACGGCCATGATCGGCACGGTCCTCAATGGGCCCGGCGACGTGGATTTCATAGGCAAGTCCGGGGCCGGCTCCCTGCACCTGTGCGCCATGACCGAGCAGACCACCGACCTGGAGCGCAGGATGGCCGAGGACTTCAAGGCCGCCAACCTCAACCCCATCCTGACGGAAAACTTCGAGGGCACCTGCCTGGCCAAGATCATCTTCAACTCGGTGGTCAACACCATCTGCACCATGTATCAGATCACCATGGGCCAGTTCGTCTCCTACCCGGGCGCCAAGGATATGTCCCGCCAGCTGATTGACGAGGCCTATGACGCCTGCGAGAGGGCTGGCAAGCAGCTGATCCAGACCCGTCAGGAGACACTGGACGAGGTGGACTATGTCAGTCGGGTGAGCAACCCGCTTCACTACCCCTCCATGTATCAGGACATGTCCAAGGGCCGCCCGACCGAGGTGGACTACATCAACGGCTACCTGGCGCGCCTGGGCCGTGAGCATGACTATGTCTGCCGGACTCAGGAGTTCCTGACCCACGGTGTCCACCTGGCCGAGCTGGCCTTCCGTGTTCACCACGAAGAGCAGGTCGGCCAGAGCTGA
- a CDS encoding alpha-galactosidase — MGSYQSKSNLGVPLRLVYMEQSELSLAALFPGRGLPRIVHWGDPVADPQALLGTYDALAPQRVSGGLDLTAWPSILPTQSEAWTGQRRLRICRSGVEVFCRFQVESVDLGAAQVRPDGSAVPTLRVQVCDRDQGVGLTWQCQVLSSGLVRQRADLFNLDKVRELDVNGLELAFPLPAEASEILTTTGHHLRERSPQRQPLTVGRLERSSLVGRPDFDSSLVMCAGRPGFGFEHDEVCMVHLGWSGNGLLSAERIPSAPALLGGGEILMAGEIALPPADGHSGQPAYSTPWLYGSRGKGLDQAANRYHAFLRSLHPGLASHPRPVTLNTWEAVYFDQSYDKLAALAEQAARIGVERFVVDDGWFQGRRSDEAGLGDWSIDRQVWPEGPKSLEALAAKVHQLGMEFGLWFEPEMISPDSNVFRAHPDWVMSPGPSRLPVEGRNQQVMDLTNPDAYGYVFDAMDSLIALMSIDYIKWDHNRYVTEACSPRSGRPAMHAQTEAVYRIMRDLKTRHPGLEIESCASGGARIDLGVLEYADRVWVSDCVDPVERADIQRYTSLLLPPEMMGEHVGDSPAHSTGRASSLGLRAAMAFFGHMGVEWNLLAVPQDQLDELGRWIDLYKQWRHMLHTGRVVHGDAPDPAVRLDGVVSAGGSQALYRFTQLTSSVNYPPQPLALPGLDPKADYKIRPLGVCCDLDRIGNGQSPLAWWRSQGVVLPGAVLGAQGIRPPVIHPAEAVIFEASRI, encoded by the coding sequence ATGGGGTCTTATCAGAGCAAATCGAATCTGGGGGTTCCCCTCAGGTTGGTTTACATGGAGCAGTCCGAGCTGTCCCTTGCTGCCCTTTTCCCGGGGAGGGGTCTGCCGCGAATAGTTCACTGGGGCGATCCAGTGGCCGATCCGCAGGCCCTTCTGGGAACCTATGACGCTCTGGCCCCGCAGCGGGTCTCAGGAGGACTGGACCTGACGGCCTGGCCCAGCATCCTTCCGACCCAGTCTGAGGCTTGGACCGGACAGCGCCGACTGCGCATCTGCCGCAGCGGTGTTGAGGTCTTTTGCCGCTTCCAGGTGGAGTCAGTCGATTTGGGCGCAGCCCAGGTCCGCCCTGACGGCTCCGCCGTTCCGACGCTGAGAGTTCAGGTATGCGACCGGGACCAGGGCGTGGGGCTGACTTGGCAGTGCCAAGTGCTTTCGTCCGGTCTAGTCAGGCAGCGTGCGGACTTGTTCAACCTGGATAAGGTCAGAGAGCTGGATGTCAACGGCTTGGAGCTGGCTTTCCCCTTGCCGGCCGAGGCAAGCGAGATTCTGACCACCACCGGTCACCACCTGCGCGAGCGCAGCCCGCAACGCCAGCCATTGACCGTAGGCCGTCTGGAGCGTTCAAGCTTGGTGGGCCGGCCGGATTTTGATTCCTCCCTGGTCATGTGCGCGGGTCGACCCGGGTTCGGATTCGAGCATGATGAGGTATGCATGGTCCACTTGGGTTGGAGCGGCAATGGTCTGCTCAGCGCCGAGCGGATTCCTTCAGCTCCCGCATTGCTGGGCGGCGGCGAGATTCTGATGGCGGGAGAAATCGCGCTTCCTCCTGCTGATGGCCATTCCGGCCAGCCAGCGTATTCCACGCCCTGGCTCTATGGTTCCCGGGGCAAAGGGTTGGACCAGGCGGCCAATAGGTATCATGCTTTCCTGCGATCCCTGCATCCCGGGTTGGCCTCACATCCCAGGCCTGTCACTCTGAACACCTGGGAGGCGGTCTACTTCGACCAGTCCTATGACAAGCTGGCTGCCCTGGCCGAACAGGCCGCCCGTATAGGTGTGGAGCGTTTTGTCGTTGATGATGGCTGGTTCCAGGGCAGGCGTTCGGATGAGGCCGGACTGGGGGACTGGTCCATCGATCGGCAGGTATGGCCCGAAGGGCCTAAGAGCCTGGAGGCTCTGGCTGCCAAGGTGCATCAGCTGGGAATGGAATTCGGCCTCTGGTTCGAACCCGAAATGATCAGTCCAGACTCAAACGTCTTTCGCGCACATCCTGACTGGGTCATGTCCCCGGGGCCTTCCCGGCTGCCTGTCGAAGGCCGCAACCAGCAGGTCATGGATCTGACCAATCCCGATGCCTATGGCTATGTGTTCGATGCCATGGACTCGCTCATTGCGCTTATGAGCATCGACTACATCAAATGGGATCACAATCGTTACGTGACCGAAGCCTGCTCGCCCCGGTCGGGACGTCCTGCCATGCATGCGCAGACCGAGGCGGTCTATAGAATCATGCGCGACCTGAAAACCAGGCATCCTGGCTTGGAGATTGAATCCTGCGCTTCGGGGGGCGCACGCATCGATCTGGGCGTATTGGAATATGCTGACAGGGTCTGGGTCTCGGACTGCGTGGATCCGGTCGAGCGGGCTGACATCCAGCGCTACACATCCTTACTGCTGCCGCCGGAGATGATGGGTGAGCATGTGGGCGATTCCCCGGCCCATTCCACCGGCCGTGCCAGCTCGCTCGGTCTGCGTGCGGCCATGGCTTTCTTCGGCCATATGGGCGTGGAATGGAACCTGCTTGCCGTGCCCCAGGATCAGCTGGATGAGCTGGGGCGTTGGATTGATCTTTATAAGCAGTGGCGGCATATGCTGCACACCGGTCGTGTAGTGCATGGCGACGCACCCGACCCGGCAGTCCGCTTGGATGGAGTAGTCTCTGCTGGCGGCTCGCAGGCGCTCTACCGCTTCACCCAGTTGACCTCTTCGGTCAATTACCCTCCGCAGCCCTTGGCGCTTCCCGGTTTGGATCCCAAGGCTGATTACAAGATCAGACCCTTGGGTGTCTGCTGTGACCTGGATCGGATCGGCAACGGACAGAGCCCTCTGGCCTGGTGGCGTTCCCAAGGCGTGGTCCTTCCGGGCGCGGTCTTGGGCGCTCAGGGAATCCGGCCACCGGTCATTCACCCGGCGGAGGCAGTGATTTTTGAAGCGAGCCGTATCTGA